From a single Pseudomonas sp. A34-9 genomic region:
- the gcvH gene encoding glycine cleavage system protein GcvH, which produces MSNIPAELRFAESHEWARLEADGTVTVGISDHAQEALGDVVFVELTEIGKTFAAQDQAGVVESVKAASDIYSPISGEVIAVNEELGGSPELLNSDPYGAWIFKLKPSDKAELDKLLDAAAYKAAIGE; this is translated from the coding sequence ATGAGCAATATCCCCGCTGAACTGCGTTTTGCCGAAAGTCATGAATGGGCCCGTCTGGAAGCCGACGGCACCGTCACCGTGGGCATCAGCGACCACGCGCAGGAAGCGCTGGGCGATGTGGTGTTCGTCGAACTGACCGAAATCGGCAAAACCTTCGCTGCGCAAGATCAGGCCGGTGTGGTTGAGTCGGTGAAAGCCGCTTCCGACATCTATTCGCCGATCAGCGGTGAAGTCATCGCGGTCAACGAAGAGCTGGGCGGTTCGCCAGAGCTGCTGAACTCCGACCCGTATGGCGCGTGGATCTTCAAGCTCAAGCCAAGCGACAAGGCTGAGCTGGACAAGCTGCTCGACGCCGCTGCCTACAAAGCCGCTATCGGCGAATAA
- the gcvT gene encoding glycine cleavage system aminomethyltransferase GcvT produces MGQRTPLYDLHLALGAKMVDFGGWDMPLHYGSQVEEHHEVRRDCGVFDVSHMTVIDVTGSQAKAWLQHLLANDVDRLHRPGRALYSTMLNERGGIVDDMIVYRLDDAYRLVFNASTRDQDLAWMNAQLGDYDVQLHERSELAMLAIQGPQARHKIAELVTQARATLIQHLKPFEGYTDGDWFIARTGYTGEDGLEICLPANQAPGFFNDLVGAGISPIGLGARDTLRVEAGMNLYGQDIHQDVSPLASNMAWSIAWEPATRQFIGRAALEAEKTAGVAHKLVGLVLEERGVLRAHQVVRIADVGEGEITSGSFSPTLSKSIALARVPMATADRAEVEIRGKWYPVRVVKPTFVRHGKTLI; encoded by the coding sequence ATGGGACAGCGTACGCCTCTGTATGACCTGCATCTCGCCTTAGGCGCGAAGATGGTCGATTTTGGCGGTTGGGACATGCCACTGCATTACGGCTCGCAGGTCGAGGAGCACCACGAAGTGCGCCGCGATTGCGGGGTATTCGATGTCTCCCACATGACCGTGATCGATGTCACCGGCAGTCAGGCCAAGGCCTGGCTTCAGCATCTGCTGGCCAATGATGTCGACCGCCTGCACCGCCCCGGCCGTGCGTTGTACAGCACCATGCTCAACGAGCGCGGCGGCATCGTCGACGACATGATCGTCTACCGCCTCGACGATGCGTATCGTCTGGTGTTCAATGCCTCCACCCGCGATCAGGATCTGGCGTGGATGAATGCGCAGCTTGGCGATTACGACGTGCAACTGCACGAGCGCTCCGAACTGGCGATGCTCGCCATTCAAGGCCCGCAGGCCCGGCACAAGATTGCCGAACTGGTGACCCAGGCCCGCGCCACGCTGATCCAGCACCTCAAACCCTTCGAAGGCTATACCGACGGCGACTGGTTTATCGCCCGTACCGGTTATACCGGTGAGGATGGTCTGGAAATCTGTCTGCCGGCCAATCAGGCGCCGGGGTTCTTCAACGATCTGGTCGGAGCCGGCATTTCCCCGATCGGCCTCGGTGCCCGCGACACCCTGCGGGTTGAAGCCGGGATGAACCTCTACGGTCAGGACATTCATCAGGACGTTTCGCCACTGGCCTCGAACATGGCCTGGAGCATTGCCTGGGAGCCGGCCACCCGCCAGTTCATCGGCCGTGCTGCGCTGGAAGCGGAAAAAACCGCCGGCGTTGCGCACAAACTGGTCGGCCTGGTGCTGGAAGAACGCGGTGTTTTGCGCGCTCATCAAGTGGTTCGCATCGCTGATGTTGGCGAAGGGGAGATCACCAGTGGTAGTTTCTCTCCTACGCTAAGCAAATCGATTGCCCTGGCGCGTGTGCCGATGGCAACTGCCGACCGCGCCGAAGTGGAAATCCGTGGCAAGTGGTACCCGGTGCGAGTGGTCAAACCGACCTTCGTACGCCATGGCAAAACCTTGATCTAA